In one Procambarus clarkii isolate CNS0578487 chromosome 29, FALCON_Pclarkii_2.0, whole genome shotgun sequence genomic region, the following are encoded:
- the LOC138369575 gene encoding 110 kDa antigen-like: MVKSHRVTANTAKSHSTVKSQRTVKSHRTVKSQRTVKSHRTVKSQRTVKSHRTVKSHRTVKSHRTVKSHRTVKSHRTVKSQRTVKSHRTVKSRRTVKSHRTVKSQRTVVKSHCTVKSQRTVKSHRTVKSQRTVKSHCTVKSQRTVKSHRTENWSIRSQTSQL, encoded by the coding sequence ATGGTTAAGTCCCACCGTGTTACAGCCAACACGGCCAAGTCCCACAGCACAGTCAAGTCCCAGCGCACGGTCAAGTCTCACCGCACAGTCAAGTCCCAGCGCACGGTCAAGTCTCACCGCACAGTCAAGTCCCAGCGCACGGTCAAGTCTCACCGCACAGTCAAGTCCCACCGCACGGTCAAGTCTCACCGCACAGTCAAGTCCCACCGCACGGTCAAGTCTCACCGCACAGTCAAGTCCCAGCGCACGGTTAAGTCTCACCGCACAGTCAAGTCCCGCCGCACGGTCAAGTCTCACCGCACAGTCAAGTCCCAGCGCACGGTCGTCAAGTCCCACTGCACAGTCAAGTCCCAGCGCACGGTCAAGTCTCACCGCACAGTCAAGTCCCAGCGCACGGTCAAGTCCCACTGCACAGTCAAGTCCCAGCGCACGGTCAAGTCCCACCGCACAGAGAACTGGTCAATAAGGTCTCAGACATCACAACTATAG
- the LOC138369576 gene encoding putative uncharacterized protein DDB_G0285119: protein MHAHARARAQAHARNISDPHQLAAGVPLQIVQVINNSPQQHVINKQSTASKQSTATVINKSTATVVNKQSTASKQSTATVINNSPQQQSSINSPQQVNSPQQQSSISSPQQVNSPQQVINKQSTTTVINNSPQQVINNSPQQQSSINSPQQVINKQSTAVHSKSLINSPQQVINNSPQQQLSINSPQQVINNSPQQQSSINSPQQVINNSPQQQSAITVHSKSPINSPQQQSSINSPQQQSSINSPQQQSSINSPQQQSTIQSIATNN, encoded by the exons ATGCACGCGCACGCACGTGCACGAGCTCAAGCGCATGCACGCAACATAAGTGACCCCCATCAACTGGCTGCAGGAGTTCCATTGCAGATAGTTCAAG TCATCAATAACAGTCCACAGCAACACGTCATCAATAAACAGTCCACAGCAAGTAAACAGTCCACAGCAACAGTCATCAATAAGTCCACAGCAACAGTCGTCAATAAACAGTCCACAGCAAGTAAACAGTCCACGGCAACAGTCATCAATAACAGTCCACAGCAACAGTCATCAATAAACAGTCCACAGCAAGTAAACAGTCCACAGCAACAGTCATCAATAAGCAGTCCACAGCAAGTAAACAGTCCACAGCAAGTCATCAATAAACAGTCCACAACAACAGTCATCAATAACAGTCCACAGCAAGTCATCAATAACAGTCCACAGCAACAGTCATCAATAAACAGTCCACAGCAAGTCATCAATAAACAGTCCACAGCAG TCCACAGCAAGTCATTAATAAACAGTCCACAGCAAGTCATCAATAACAGTCCACAGCAACAGTTATCAATAAACAGTCCACAGCAAGTCATCAATAACAGTCCACAGCAACAGTCATCAATAAACAGTCCACAGCAAGTCATCAATAACAGTCCACAGCAACAGTCAGCAATAACAGTCCACAGCAAGTCACCAATAAACAGTCCACAGCAACAGTCATCAATAAACAGTCCACAGCAACAGTCATCAATAAACAGTCCACAGCAACAGTCATCAATAAACAGTCCACAGCAACAGTCAACAATACAGTCCATCGCCACCAATAATTAA